TCAATATCGGCCGTGGCTGACGGACCGGAAATCAGCGTCAGGGGCTCGGTGGCAGCATCCGCCAGCCGTGCAAAGGCTTCCGGAACCGTCTCCACCACTTGCGAGGCCCGCACCACGCAAAGATGCCGGTCAGGAATCAGCGACGTGCGCCGCCGTCCTTCCCCCGCGCCGTGCCGCAGCACCAGCGTGCCCGTCACCGCAATGCCCACGGAGCAAGCCGTCACCACGCCCGCGCAGCGGTCCAGCTCGTCCACGCCTGCCTCGCTCTCGGGCATAACCGCCGGGCTCCTGGCCAGCCACTCGGCAGGGAAGCCATCGGCCACCACCCAGGGCAGCGCCGCCTCGTCCGCCTCCCGCAGCACTCCGGCAATAGTCGAAGCCACATCACCCGCCTTCACACTCATTACCTGCGCGTCATACTCGCGCAGCCGCTCCAGAAATAGATCCAGCCGCTCTGGCAGCGTCAAAGTCCCGGCTCTTCGGTAGTTGGCTGGGCTGTCTTCCGGTTCGTAACGGTCATCGTTACCTTTCACCGCGCTTTGAATGCGCGCCAGAATCTCCGCGCGCGCTTCACTCTGCGTCACGATGCGTCTCCTTCCACCACTGCCGAAACGACTGCTTCGGAATCGCTTGTAGATCGCGCGCCGCC
The DNA window shown above is from Acidobacterium capsulatum ATCC 51196 and carries:
- a CDS encoding LutC/YkgG family protein — translated: MTQSEARAEILARIQSAVKGNDDRYEPEDSPANYRRAGTLTLPERLDLFLERLREYDAQVMSVKAGDVASTIAGVLREADEAALPWVVADGFPAEWLARSPAVMPESEAGVDELDRCAGVVTACSVGIAVTGTLVLRHGAGEGRRRTSLIPDRHLCVVRASQVVETVPEAFARLADAATEPLTLISGPSATADIEMTRIRGVHGPRQLYVTLVLE